A single genomic interval of Dromiciops gliroides isolate mDroGli1 chromosome 1, mDroGli1.pri, whole genome shotgun sequence harbors:
- the LOC122745193 gene encoding cholesterol 24-hydroxylase-like: protein MLSAQGCDVSSPRVPLAVDSPSNEEAPDCSAFPGGWESFLFGHIYYLIRAKKDGKIQHAVFLEWAKEYGPIVRINILHQVSVIITSPELIKVFLMSPKYKKDPKIYLNLQNLFGERFLGRGLVSEIDHEIWYKQQRIFDLAFQRSHLMSLMRAINEKAEQMMEILEAKADGQTEVCMQDMICSTIYAITAKAFFGMEFKSLVDEQKPFLLAIQNIITGMTLARIPFAKFSPGKRKLINKNRESIRFLRPVGKEWIKYRREAMQNNQEFPPDVMMQMLKGAAEEGTNDEFLVDNLVTFLIAGSETSSNQVLFVLMELQRHPEIVERLRAELDEVIGSKINIEYQDIGKLQCLSQILKEVLRLYPPVTGTVRWLEDFVVDDGLLIPGCTSLCFTTYAMGRMEIYFEDPLTCNPDRFSPEAFKPNFTYFPFSLGPRSCIGQYFSQMEVEVLIAKLFQRLELQMIPGQDFGVLDSITLKPKHGLVCTLKPRGS from the coding sequence AGAGTTTTTTATTTGGACACATATATTACCTCATAAGAGCAAAAAAGGACGGTAAAATTCAACATGCTGTGTTTTTGGAATGGGCCAAAGAATATGGACCAATTGTACGTATAAATATCCTACACCAAGTCTCAGTGATTATTACAAGTCCTGAGTTAATTAAGGTATTCCTGATGTCCCCCAAATACAAAAAGGATCCCAAAATCTATCTGAATCTACAGAATTTGTTTGGAGAAAGATTTTTAGGGAGAGGTTTGGTGTCAGAAATTGATCATGAAATTTGgtacaagcagcagagaattttTGATCTAGCTTTTCAACGAAGTCATTTGATGAGTTTGATGCGAGCAATCAATGAAAAAGCAGAGCAAATGATGGAAATACTGGAAGCTAAGGCTGATGGGCAGACTGAAGTATGCATGCAAGATATGATATGCTCGACCATTTATGCCATAACTGCTAAGGCATTTTTTGGAATGGAGTTTAAATCTTTGGTTGATGAACAGAAGCCATTTCTTCTTGCAATACAAAACATCATCACAGGCATGACTCTGGCCAGAATTCCCTTTGCAAAGTTTTCACCAGGGAAACGGAAGTTGATAAACAAGAACCGGGAGAGCATAAGGTTTCTGCGTCCGGTGGGAAAAGAATGGATCAAGTACAGGCGTGAAGCCATGCAGAATAACCAAGAGTTCCCACCAGATGTCATGATGCAAATGCTTAAAGGAGCAGCTGAAGAAGGGACAAATGATGAATTTCTGGTGGACAATCTTGTCACTTTTCTCATTGCTGGATCTGAAACTTCTTCCAATCAGGTATTATTTGTATTAATGGAACTGCAACGACATCCAGAAATAGTAGAACGACTTCGTGCTGAGttggatgaagttattggttCCAAAATAAACATTGAATATCAAGACATCGGAAAGTTGCAGTGCCTCTCGCAGATTCTCAAAGAAGTTCTCAGATTATATCCTCCTGTTACAGGAACTGTACGGTGGCTGGAGGACTTTGTGGTAGATGATGGCCTTCTAATCCCAGGATGCACCTCATTATGTTTCACTACCTATGCAATGGGCAGGATGGAGATTTACTTTGAGGATCCCTTGACTTGTAATCCAGACCGGTTCAGTCCTGAAGCTTTCAAACCGAATTTTAcctactttccattttctttggggccaagatCCTGCATTGGTCAATATTTTTCACAGATGGAGGTGGAAGTGCTGATAGCCAAACTCTTTCAGAGGCTGGAGCTTCAGATGATCCCAGGACAGGACTTTGGAGTATTGGATTCCATTACTCTGAAGCCCAAGCATGGACTGGTCTGCACCCTCAAGCCCCGGGGAAGTTAG